In one Arachis duranensis cultivar V14167 chromosome 9, aradu.V14167.gnm2.J7QH, whole genome shotgun sequence genomic region, the following are encoded:
- the LOC107465483 gene encoding uncharacterized protein LOC107465483: MECNRDEALRAKEVAESKMQQGDFQGALKFALKAKKMYTDVENIAQILTICEVHNAAQNKLTGGTDMDWYAILQTEQLADEATIKKQYRKLALLLHPDKNKFPGAEAAFKLIGEANRVLGDQAKRSVYDMKYQVSVKPAFTARNVQNATNYQNSYFPNPTFGNGHHQPEPQLFWASCPHCSTKCPYYKNILNTTLHCYKCFNTFHALGNQNVSPGYTGAAFTIHKEARKKGAPKPASKSNGGGNAENSVPVSMKKCAANGVGGHHKGRKSNDGSAARGQPKRNVSASKGTKTTESQHPTNVGSKRVRQSAPDRRENFNYCNGKGKADANVQENGVDPSTLNARRSSRQRVHVSYVETDDDDDDLESPSKKQQHNESFDTNGFVKKEEPAGGGLSNNSNPASSAAGVTDQNGKVRSEVCDPPEEAFSQNKSKIGHSHIQKEMSNADPGLRTSKEDHCSPFNSNGPSDVEYIICPDAEFNNFEKHKAEECFAVNQFWAIYDPADAMPRFYALIKKVFSPFKLVITWLEPDPGNESEIDWHNADLPVACGKFRLCGSQNTTDACMFSHQIGCLKGSARGSYLIYPKKGETWAIFMDWDIKWSSNPEDHSNYKFDFVEILSDFTENVGTEVAFLSKVQGFISVFQKNENGKNTFSIPPNELYRFSHQIPSCKMTGSEREGVPRGSFEFDPAAVPPDLLGRS; this comes from the coding sequence ATGGAGTGTAACAGGGATGAGGCATTGAGGGCTAAGGAAGTTGCTGAAAGTAAAATGCAACAGGGTGACTTTCAAGGGGCGCTCAAGTTTGCTCTGAAGGCAAAGAAAATGTATACTGATGTTGAAAACATTGCTCAGATCCTTACAATTTGCGAGGTTCACAATGCAGCACAGAACAAACTTACTGGTGGAACTGACATGGACTGGTATGCTATTCTTCAGACAGAACAATTGGCCGATGAAGCAACCATAAAGAAGCAGTATCGGAAGCTTGCACTACTCCTTCATCCTGATAAGAACAAATTTCCTGGTGCAGAAGCTGCTTTCAAGTTGATTGGTGAAGCCAACAGAGTGTTGGGTGACCAAGCAAAACGTTCTGTGTATGACATGAAATATCAGGTCTCTGTGAAACCTGCATTCACTGCAAGAAATGTTCAAAATGCAACAAATTATCAGAACAGTTATTTTCCAAACCCCACCTTTGGTAATGGCCATCATCAGCCCGAACCACAGTTATTTTGGGCATCTTGCCCACATTGTAGTACTAAGTGCCCATACTACAAAAACATTTTGAACACAACCTTACATTGTTATAAATGTTTCAATACCTTTCATGCTTTGGGGAACCAGAATGTCTCACCAGGGTATACGGGGGCAGCATTTACTATCCATAAGGAAGCTCGAAAGAAGGGTGCCCCAAAACCTGCTTCAAAAAGTAATGGTGGAGGAAATGCAGAGAACTCCGTGCCAGTGTCTATGAAGAAATGTGCTGCTAATGGAGTTGGTGGGCATCATAAAGGTAGAAAGAGTAATGATGGCTCTGCGGCTAGAGGGCAACCAAAGCGCAATGTTTCTGCATCTAAAGGGACCAAAACAACTGAATCACAGCACCCAACAAATGTTGGAAGTAAGAGAGTGAGACAGTCAGCACCAGATCGAAGAGAAAATTTCAACTATTGCAATGGCAAAGGCAAAGCAGATGCAAACGTTCAGGAGAATGGTGTTGATCCTTCTACACTTAATGCTAGGAGATCTTCTAGGCAAAGGGTGCATGTTTCATATGTTGAaaccgatgatgatgatgatgatttggaGAGCCCTTCCAAAAAACAACAGCACAATGAATCTTTTGACACCAATGGATTTGTCAAAAAGGAAGAGCCTGCAGGTGGAGGGTTGTCCAATAACAGTAATCCTGCTAGTTCTGCTGCTGGGGTAACCGATCAGAATGGAAAGGTGAGAAGTGAAGTTTGTGATCCACCTGAAGAAGCATTTTCACAGAACAAAAGCAAAATTGGGCACTCTCATATTCAAAAGGAGATGTCCAATGCAGATCCTGGTCTTAGAACCTCAAAAGAGGACCACTGCTCTCCATTTAATTCAAATGGCCCGTCTGATGTGGAGTACATTATTTGTCCTGATGCAGAATTCAATAATTTTGAGAAGCACAAGGCCGAGGAATGTTTTGCTGTTAATCAATTCTGGGCTATTTATGATCCTGCTGATGCTATGCCAAGATTTTATGCTCTCATAAAGAAAGTGTTCTCCCCTTTCAAGCTTGTGATTACTTGGTTAGAACCTGACCCAGGTAATGAAAGTGAGATTGATTGGCATAATGCAGATTTGCCTGTTGCTTGTGGTAAGTTCAGACTTTGTGGTTCTCAGAATACTACAGATGCTTGTATGTTTTCTCACCAAATAGGCTGTTTGAAAGGAAGTGCCAGAGGTTCTTATCTGATATATCCCAAGAAGGGAGAAACCTGGGCAATTTTCATGGATTGGGATATCAAATGGAGTTCAAATCCAGAAGAtcattcaaattataaattcgaTTTTGTGGAAATCCTATCAGATTTCACTGAAAATGTTGGCACTGAAGTTGCTTTTCTCAGTAAAGTTCAAGGATTTATCAGCGTCTTTCAGAAAAATGAGAATGGAAAGAACACATTTTCCATTCCACCTAATGAGTTATATCGGTTCTCGCATCAAATTCCTTCATGCAAGATGACTGGTAGTGAAAGGGAAGGTGTTCCTAGAGGTTCTTTTGAATTTGATCCTGCTGCCGTTCCTCCTGATCTCCTTGGGAGGTCGTGA